In Triticum aestivum cultivar Chinese Spring chromosome 5B, IWGSC CS RefSeq v2.1, whole genome shotgun sequence, the following proteins share a genomic window:
- the LOC123110852 gene encoding uncharacterized protein isoform X1: MQATGSVTWVVGAQASVLGRCSGGVPYPSSSSSASAGRSQGLGTVRCCVQAQEKKPRVRKTKEERREMVESFVDTYRVSNNGKFPSVNLTHKEVGGSYYIVREIMRDIIQENRVLGPGDLNAKTLSFEDCPDSSELSNRHELGQDNIEILDMSHEYLGNKDSVLETSDKDEAFSLQTNFISTQQLLTSSDILESGILNSVLQNGNVADATCLEPNLEKQDEALRGKPRESQTNSSEMQAQSLAHVSDLHKEIKLNNAGDEHGETTSSITDEVALSLEPSVVSQTNGALLHEHVTSPDDCGVTTNTSVDEAIVYSENNGVLQTDRILIQEHVMVPETASIKTEVVQIADGQFRSVTPATQLDAYTSNTSAATIKSAVSIDHHDVVEQPLLGPNPNEQRKSEDLASQPAMDTKGFLQKEDNHNTVEEDESEFKKSVSGITDEEREASKANHEHGISATTTISRRTGKGQQKKEDNLFWLIVRAFVVSMSKLWAK; the protein is encoded by the exons ATGCAGGCCACCGGGAGCGTGACTTGGGTCGTCGGCGCTCAGGCGTCCGTCTTGGGGAGATGCAGCGGCGGGGTGCCCTACCCTTCCTCGTCGTCTTCTGCTTCCGCTGGTAGGTCCCAGGGGCTCGGCACGGTGCGGTGCTGCGTGCAGGCGCAGGAGAAGAAGCCACGAGTGAGGAAGACTAAGGAGGAGCGGAGGGAGATGGTCGAGTCCTTCGTTGACAC GTATCGGGTTTCAAACAACGGGAAATTTCCCTCAGTCAATCTTACACACAAGGAAGTTGGAGGATCATATTATATAGTCCGTGAAATTATGAGAGATATCATCCAGGAGAACAGAGTTCTTGGCCCTGGTGACTTGAATGCTAAGACGTTGAGTTTTGAGGATTGCCCTGATTCTTCAGAATTATCAAATAGGCATGAATTGGGCCAAGACAACATAGAGATATTAGATATGTCTCATGAGTATCTTGGCAACAAAGATTCTGTGCTGGAAACGTCTGACAAGGATGAAGCATTTTCATTACAAACGAATTTCATCAGCACTCAACAGTTACTGACTTCATCTGATATCTTGGAATCTGGTATTCTGAACAGTGTACTCCAAAATGGGAATGTAGCAGATGCAACATGCTTGGAGCCAAACCTTGAGAAACAAGATGAAGCCTTGCGTGGGAAACCAAGGGAGTCTCAGACTAATAGTTCTGAAATGCAAGCCCAATCTCTTGCTCATGTTTCTGATTTGCATAAAGAAATTAAGCTCAACAACGCAGGGGATGAGCATGGGGAAACAACCAGTAGCATCACTGATGAAGTCGCTCTTTCCCTAGAACCTAGTGTTGTTTCTCAAACAAATGGTGCACTTCTACATGAGCATGTGACTTCACCTGATGATTGTGGTGTCACAACTAATACTTCTGTTGATGAGGCTATTGTTTACTCAGAAAATAATGGCGTTCTTCAGACAGATCGGATCCTTATACAGGAGCATGTGATGGTACCTGAAACAGCAAGTATCAAGACAGAAGTTGTTCAGATTGCAGATGGCCAATTTAGATCTGTAACACCTGCAACTCAATTGGATGCTTATACCTCAAATACAAGTGCAGCAACAATAAAATCAGCTGTGTCCATTGATCATCATGATGTGGTTGAGCAACCACTGCTTGGTCCCAACCCTAACGAACAACGAAAGTCAGAAGATCTTGCCTCTCAACCAGCAATGGATACAAAG GGTTTTTTGCAAAAGGAAGACAACCACAACACGGTAGAGGAAGATGAAAGTGAATTCAAGAAATCAGTATCTGGCATCACAGACGAAGAGCGTGAGGCAAGCAAGGCTAATCATGAACATGGGATAAGTGCGACAACAACGATCAGCAG GAGAACTGGGAAGGGACAGCAGAAGAAAGAGGACAACCTATTTTGGCTTATCGTAAGGGCATTTGTTGTTTCTATGTCTAAGTTGTGGGCAAAATGA
- the LOC123110852 gene encoding uncharacterized protein isoform X2 encodes MQATGSVTWVVGAQASVLGRCSGGVPYPSSSSSASAGRSQGLGTVRCCVQAQEKKPRVRKTKEERREMVESFVDTYRVSNNGKFPSVNLTHKEVGGSYYIVREIMRDIIQENRVLGPGDLNAKTLSFEDCPDSSELSNRHELGQDNIEILDMSHEYLGNKDSVLETSDKDEAFSLQTNFISTQQLLTSSDILESGILNSVLQNGNVADATCLEPNLEKQDEALRGKPRESQTNSSEMQAQSLAHVSDLHKEIKLNNAGDEHGETTSSITDEVALSLEPSVVSQTNGALLHEHVTSPDDCGVTTNTSVDEAIVYSENNGVLQTDRILIQEHVMVPETASIKTEVVQIADGQFRSVTPATQLDAYTSNTSAATIKSAVSIDHHDVVEQPLLGPNPNEQRKSEDLASQPAMDTKGFLQKEDNHNTVEEDESEFKKSVSGITDEEREASKANHEHGISATTTISRHALCILTLHCMLTVYNFLHTSQKAITY; translated from the exons ATGCAGGCCACCGGGAGCGTGACTTGGGTCGTCGGCGCTCAGGCGTCCGTCTTGGGGAGATGCAGCGGCGGGGTGCCCTACCCTTCCTCGTCGTCTTCTGCTTCCGCTGGTAGGTCCCAGGGGCTCGGCACGGTGCGGTGCTGCGTGCAGGCGCAGGAGAAGAAGCCACGAGTGAGGAAGACTAAGGAGGAGCGGAGGGAGATGGTCGAGTCCTTCGTTGACAC GTATCGGGTTTCAAACAACGGGAAATTTCCCTCAGTCAATCTTACACACAAGGAAGTTGGAGGATCATATTATATAGTCCGTGAAATTATGAGAGATATCATCCAGGAGAACAGAGTTCTTGGCCCTGGTGACTTGAATGCTAAGACGTTGAGTTTTGAGGATTGCCCTGATTCTTCAGAATTATCAAATAGGCATGAATTGGGCCAAGACAACATAGAGATATTAGATATGTCTCATGAGTATCTTGGCAACAAAGATTCTGTGCTGGAAACGTCTGACAAGGATGAAGCATTTTCATTACAAACGAATTTCATCAGCACTCAACAGTTACTGACTTCATCTGATATCTTGGAATCTGGTATTCTGAACAGTGTACTCCAAAATGGGAATGTAGCAGATGCAACATGCTTGGAGCCAAACCTTGAGAAACAAGATGAAGCCTTGCGTGGGAAACCAAGGGAGTCTCAGACTAATAGTTCTGAAATGCAAGCCCAATCTCTTGCTCATGTTTCTGATTTGCATAAAGAAATTAAGCTCAACAACGCAGGGGATGAGCATGGGGAAACAACCAGTAGCATCACTGATGAAGTCGCTCTTTCCCTAGAACCTAGTGTTGTTTCTCAAACAAATGGTGCACTTCTACATGAGCATGTGACTTCACCTGATGATTGTGGTGTCACAACTAATACTTCTGTTGATGAGGCTATTGTTTACTCAGAAAATAATGGCGTTCTTCAGACAGATCGGATCCTTATACAGGAGCATGTGATGGTACCTGAAACAGCAAGTATCAAGACAGAAGTTGTTCAGATTGCAGATGGCCAATTTAGATCTGTAACACCTGCAACTCAATTGGATGCTTATACCTCAAATACAAGTGCAGCAACAATAAAATCAGCTGTGTCCATTGATCATCATGATGTGGTTGAGCAACCACTGCTTGGTCCCAACCCTAACGAACAACGAAAGTCAGAAGATCTTGCCTCTCAACCAGCAATGGATACAAAG GGTTTTTTGCAAAAGGAAGACAACCACAACACGGTAGAGGAAGATGAAAGTGAATTCAAGAAATCAGTATCTGGCATCACAGACGAAGAGCGTGAGGCAAGCAAGGCTAATCATGAACATGGGATAAGTGCGACAACAACGATCAGCAGGCATGCACTTTGCATTCTGACATTGCATTGCATGCTTACTGTTTATAATTTTCTGCATACATCACAAAAGGCCATAACTTATTAG
- the LOC123110851 gene encoding pentatricopeptide repeat-containing protein At4g02820, mitochondrial — protein sequence MLSRRLAAAAGYARLLSASAPAASTGGVGGSSSAGGGGTLGKRLLKLIYPKRSAVVVLRRWAEEGRPVHKYQLNRVVRELRKYRRFKHALEICEWMRTQPEMRLLPGDHAVHLDLVAKVRGLASAEKFFEDVPERAKGPSTCNSLLHAYVQHGARDKAEAMLKEMAGAGYLTCALPFNHMMSLYMSTGELEKVPEMIKELRRYTIPDLVTYNIWLTYCSRKNSVKSAEKVFDLMKDDRAVPDWMTFSLLASIYINAGLHVKGRDALVEMEKRASRKERAAYSSLLTMYASLSDRGNLDRVWSKMSQTFRKFSDAEYKCMLTSLTRFGDIAAAECVYGEWESESGTKDSRIPNTILSFYIKNGKMEKAESFLQHIVQKGVKPSYSTWELFVWGYLGNDERTDKVMECLKKALSSLEKWEPNPQLVVALFSQIEKRGDIEAAEELLVVLRDAGYVTTEIYNSVLRTYAKAEMMPLIIDERMDEDKVSMDDETRRLLKSTSKYPIGEVSTIMS from the exons ATGCTCTCCCGCCGGTTAGCGGCCGCCGCCGGCTACGCGAGGCTGCTGTCCGCCTCCGCCCCGGCGGCGTCAACAGGAGGAGTTGGAGGATCGAGTTCCGCGGGGGGCGGGGGCACGCTGGGGAAGCGTTTGCTGAAGCTCATCTATCCGAAGCGGAGCGCGGTGGTGGTGCTGCGCCGATGGGCAGAGGAAGGCCGCCCGGTGCACAAGTACCAGCTCAACCGCGTCGTCCGCGAGCTCCGCAAGTACCGCCGCTTCAAGCACGCCCTCGAG ATTTGCGAGTGGATGAGGACGCAGCCGGAGATGAGGCTGCTGCCGGGGGACCACGCCGTgcacctcgacctcgtcgccaagGTGCGGGGCCTGGCCAGCGCCGAGAAGTTCTTCGAGGACGTCCCCGAGCGGGCCAAGGGGCCGTCCACCTGCAACTCCCTCCTGCACGCCTACGTGCAGCACGGCGCCCGGGACAAGGCCGAGGCCATGCTCAAGGAGATGGCGGGCGCAGGGTACCTCACGTGCGCGCTCCCGTTCAACCACATGATGTCGCTCTACATGTCGACTGGCGAGCTGGAGAAGGTGCCCGAGATGATCAAGGAGCTCAGGAGGTACACCATCCCAGACCTGGTCACGTACAACATATGGCTCACCTACTGCTCCAGGAAGAACAGCGTGAAAAGCGCGGAGAAGGTCTTTGATCTCATGAAAGATGACAGGGCGGTCCCAGACTGGATGACATTCAGCCTGCTGGCCAGCATTTACATCAATGCCGGTCTTCATGTCAAAGGCCGGGATGCGCTTGTGGAGATGGAGAAGAGGGCCTCCAGGAAGGAGCGAGCCGCCTACTCATCACTTCTCACCATGTACGCAAGCCTGTCAGATAGAGGTAACTTGGACAGGGTGTGGAGCAAGATGAGTCAAACCTTCAGGAAGTTCAGCGACGCCGAGTATAAGTGCATGCTTACTTCGCTTACAAGGTTTGGCGATATTGCAGCAGCAGAGTGCGTTTACGGCGAATGGGAGTCAGAGTCAGGAACAAAAGATTCAAGGATCCCGAACACCATCCTTTCATTTTACATCAAGAATGGCAAGATGGAGAAGGCAGAGAGTTTTCTTCAACACATTGTGCAGAAAGGAGTCAAGCCCAGCTATAGCACTTGGGAGTTATTTGTTTGGGGTTATCTTGGCAACGACGAGAGGACGGACAAAGTTATGGAGTGCCTTAAGAAAGCACTGTCAAGCTTGGAGAAATGGGAGCCAAACCCGCAACTCGTCGTTGCTCTTTTTTCGCAGATTGAGAAGAGAGGTGACATTGAAGCTGCAGAGGAGCTCCTCGTTGTGCTTAGAGATGCAGGCTATGTCACAACTGAGATATATAACTCGGTCCTGCGCACGTACGCTAAAGCTGAGATGATGCCTCTGATAATTGATGAACGAATGGACGAGGATAAGGTCTCAATGGATGACGAAACTAGGAGATTGTTGAAATCGACTAGCAAGTACCCAATTGGTGAAGTTTCAACAATAATGTCttga